CTGAACTGTGCCCCCCTTTCCGGAGATTTTGATGGAGATTGCTTGCATGGATATGTTCCACAGTCTATAGGATCAAGAGTTGAGCTTGGAGAGCTTGTTAGCCTAAGCCACCAATTGTTGAACATGCAGGATGGTCGAAGTTTGGTGTCATTAACACATGACTCTCTAGCTGCTGCACACCTGTTAACAAGCTCAGGGGTTTTACTGAACAAAACTGAATTTCAGCAACTTCAAATGTTATGTGTTTCACTCTCACCGACACCAGTGCCATCAGTAATTAAATCAATAAACCCTCAAGGTCCACTGTGGACTGGTAAGCAATTGTTTGGCATGCTGCTTCCTTCTGGTATGAATTTCAGTCCCGATCCTAAGTTACACATCAAAGACAGTGAAGTGCTTGCCTGCTCAGGGGGGTCTTTTTGGCTACAGAATAACACATCTGGCCTTTTCTCTGTCTTGTTCAAGCAATATGGTGGCGAGGCTCTTGAGTTCCTCTCTTCTGCTCAGGATATGCTATGTGAATTCTTAACCATGAGGGGTTTAAGTGTCTCTCTTTCAGATATCTATCTGTTCTCGGACCATTACTCAAGGAGAAAATTCGCCGAGGAAGTTAACCTGGCATTGGATGAAGCTGAAGAGGCTTTTCGAGTCACACAGATACTGCTAAGTCCAAATTTCATACCACATCTGAAGTGTTATGATGACTGCGATGATCTATCAGATTCTTATGAACAGTCCGATTTTGTTCAGAGCAATCTGCCGATCATCAAATCTTCAATCATGGCGTTTAAGAGTGTCTTCAGCGATCTTCTAAAGATGGTGCAACAGCACACGCCTAAAGATAACTCAATGATGGCGATGATTAATGCAGGAAGCAAGGGTAGCATGCTGAAGTTTGTGCAGCAAGCTGCATGCGTTGGTCTTCAACTTCCAGCTGGCAAATTCCCCTTCAGAATTCCTTCCGAACTCACATGTGCTAGCTGGAATAGACATAAATCATTGGACTGTGACATTTCTGAGGGCGCCAGAAAACGTTTGGGAGGCCAAAACTCACATGCTGTGATAAGGAATTCTTTTATAGAGGGTTTAAATCCATTGGAGTGCCTTCTTCATTCAATTTCTGGGAGAGCGAACTTTTTCAGTGAGAATGCAGATGTTCCCGGGACATTAACGAAAAATCTAATGTATCACTTGAGAGATATATATGTTGCTTATGATGGGACTGTTAGAAGTTCTTACGGGCAGCAAATAGTCCAGTTTACCTATGATACTGCTGAAGACATATACACTGATTGCGGTCAGGAAGGTGAATTTGGTGCCCCTGTTGGTTCATGGGCTGCTTGTTCCATTTCAGAAGCTGCATACGGAGCTTTGGACCACCCAGTGAATGTTATAGAGGACTCTCCTCTCATGAATttgcaggttagattctttTAATCTTTCCTTTCATGGCCTGTGATTAATATGTGGTCCCTTTCTTTCTGATACTGTTTTAACTTCACTGTCAGGAAGTATTAAAGTGCCAGAAGGGTACAAATTCTTTGGATCATTTTGGTTTGCTTTTCCTGTCAAAGAATCTGAAGAAATACAGATATGGTTTTGAGTATGCATCGCTCTATGTCCAGAATTATCTCGAACCAATGGACTTCTCTGAGTTGGTTAACACCGTCATGATTCAGTTAGTACATTTgactcatgttttttttcctatcaCTTGACCTTGCAGTGGTGTTAAATTAAGCAACATTGTCTGCATTTTGTTATGCAGATATGATGGAGGCGGTGTACAGAAAACCAAAGGAAGCCCATGGATTACTCATTTTCATATAAGCAAGGTCTTGTCCTCTTGAACTAAAATGATCAAATTTTCTATTTTGTAGGGGCCattagatattttttttttgggtaaaGGATGTAACGCTACGATACTATAGGACAGATCCTGTTCAAGTAAGGTCgtaggagggggggggggtgttacATTGTTGCCTATATTTCTGCTTAAACTCGTATGTACATGCAGGAAATGATGAAGAGAAAAAGATTGGGATTAAGACTTCTCGTAGAAGATCTTACAGAACACTACAATGCCAAGAGAGACCAGTTAAACAATGTGATCCCTAAAGTTTATATTTCAAAATGGTAAGTGCAGAAACTATTTGTGTTATGATCAATATTTGTATGATCctctgttttccttttcttataCAGCACTGATTTGGTACACGAACTGCTTTCCCTAACctgaaagagaagaaaacaatatCTTCTCTGTTCCTTTGTACCCAACTCGTGTTGAGCTTGCATTTCTACGGAAAATCTTAGGTACAAGTCAAGTCAGGCCTATAAAAGGCCATACCTTGTATTTGTAACTTTGGAGATCAAGTGAAGAGGAGTCACTCAATTCTCTCCCTAATATCCTGCTTTCCTTCAGTGCTATAGTTACCATGTTGTGAACTAGCATTCTCAACAACTTGTATGCTCGATTCCATTGATATCTACCAAGCATGGAATAAACATTTAGTGTTTGACATATCGTATGCTACGGAGTAACTAGTAGTGTGATACAGACATACAGTATATCAACCTAGCCAAATTTTCTCTCCAATATTAGATTTTAGTTGATTCATCACATACAATTTTAAgttattaatattttttgcaACACCTATAAAGCTGTGCTTCATTTCATGATGAATAGTGGTTTAGTATAGCAATTCAACTGTTCAATATACAATGCTGCTGTCCATCAAACAGAAACCTCACATCAATGGGAGACCAAACAAGCAACAAGAAATGAGTTATTTATTTTACTCTTAAAAACCAATCTTAAATTATTTCAAATTACTGAGATGTCAGCAACAACATGGATGTCTATGTTGAAATTTCATTGTCTAGTCAAGTCCAATTACGGCATGGCCTGTCCAGGCGATATTTACACATCAATATTTCAACCAATATATCAGACAGTAGATGCTTAGGTGCCTTCTAGGCTATCAAATAGGTAAAATTGTTTAACGCTTCACTCTGCAgctgtttttttaataatgcATGCTTTATGTTGACATGCTAGTACCTACTTTACTTTTATCTTTATGATTTTGGTTCCTGCGATATATCGTTTGACATGTGATAATTCTACTCTGCAGCAAATgttctgatgatgatgattgtATCAACAATCAGACTTGTTGCATCACTGTGGTAGCACAGGATGAATCCAACTCTACATCTACATCCCAACTGGACGATTTAAAGAAAAGGGCCATTCCAGTCCTCCTGGCCACACCAGTGAAAGGTTATTATGGCTTGATAGAATTTTCCAACTATGTCCTCAATAGTTTTAAATtgctaaaaaataaatccttGCTTGCTAAGATGGAGTTTTAAATgtataatttattttatatgtTTCATGGTAGAAGGTAAAAGTTACTTTAGGTGCAACTTGATCAGGCCTTCTGACATTTTGAGAAATGCAAGGGCCCATTGTGTGACTTCTATATTTCAAATATCACATGCTTCCTTCAGTACAAAATATGTGGACAATGTTTTATGGGACCGCTTGCTTTTCTTCCTATGCAGGATTTTTGGAATTTAAGGATGTTGAGATCCAGTGTCAAAGAGACAACGAACTTGTTGTGAAAGTTAATATGTCTAAGCATTGCAAGAGTGGGATTTTCTGGACTACTCTAAAAAAGGCTTGCATTGGAATAATGGGGTTGATTGACTGGGAACGGAGCCGACCAGGGAGCGTATATGATATTTTCTGCCCATGTGGCATAGACTCAGCATGGAAATATTTTGTCGAAGTATatatttgtttctctttgTTTTGATTTTCACTTCTCAGTGAGAATTTGGGTCAAATTGTTTGGAAGCCTATTGCCTCTGATAATTTCCTCTATAGCATTTGATTTTCCCTTATTCTCTGTGCAGTCTTTAAGATCAAAAACCGATGATATCGGAAGGAATATTCATCGGGAGCACTTGCTGGTTGTGGCAGATACTCTGTCTGTAAGTGGGCAGTTCCATGGGCTAAGCAGTCAAGGTTTAAAGCAACAGCGAACTCAATTATCAACCTCATCTCCATTTTCTGAAGCTTGTTTCTCTGTGAGTAATATTAGATATTCTGAGTAATTTTTTACTACAAGATTTGCCTTTTAAACTGCGGTGAACAGATTCTAATTTTATGTTATTCTCTGCAGAGGCCTGCAGATACTTTTATAAAAGCTGCAAAACAATGTTC
The Brachypodium distachyon strain Bd21 chromosome 2, Brachypodium_distachyon_v3.0, whole genome shotgun sequence genome window above contains:
- the LOC100842842 gene encoding DNA-directed RNA polymerase IV subunit 1 isoform X1; this translates as MSEWTDGPNNEMDVPMAELKALKFDLLSSADIETLSSANIIEASDVTSAKLGLPNAAPQCVTCGSQNVRDCDGHSGVIKLPATVYSPYFLEQLVQFLNQICPGCWTPKQNRDTKRSDAATIQEPCKYCSKDGLYPSVIFKVLTSPRITLSKSKLQRNTSVMDKVSVTAEVINMSKNKSSLEVLPHDYWNFVPHNQPPQPNTTKILLSPYQVFHILKQVDLELITKFAPRRELLFLSCLPVTPNRHRVAEMPYRFSDGPSLAYDDRTKAYKRTVDASKKIDDYRQHPQFSVLASSFVTSRVMECLQSSKLYSKKTDKESSTDSYGTSVKKNDSYGTKWLKDAILSKRSDYAFRSIMVGDPKIRLHEIGIPMDLADLFVPEHVSIYNFKSINLKCNLHLLAKELLIARRNGKLIYVRKENQLEIGDIVYRPLQDGDLILVNRPPSVHQHSLIALSAKLLPVQSVVAINPLNCAPLSGDFDGDCLHGYVPQSIGSRVELGELVSLSHQLLNMQDGRSLVSLTHDSLAAAHLLTSSGVLLNKTEFQQLQMLCVSLSPTPVPSVIKSINPQGPLWTGKQLFGMLLPSGMNFSPDPKLHIKDSEVLACSGGSFWLQNNTSGLFSVLFKQYGGEALEFLSSAQDMLCEFLTMRGLSVSLSDIYLFSDHYSRRKFAEEVNLALDEAEEAFRVTQILLSPNFIPHLKCYDDCDDLSDSYEQSDFVQSNLPIIKSSIMAFKSVFSDLLKMVQQHTPKDNSMMAMINAGSKGSMLKFVQQAACVGLQLPAGKFPFRIPSELTCASWNRHKSLDCDISEGARKRLGGQNSHAVIRNSFIEGLNPLECLLHSISGRANFFSENADVPGTLTKNLMYHLRDIYVAYDGTVRSSYGQQIVQFTYDTAEDIYTDCGQEGEFGAPVGSWAACSISEAAYGALDHPVNVIEDSPLMNLQEVLKCQKGTNSLDHFGLLFLSKNLKKYRYGFEYASLYVQNYLEPMDFSELVNTVMIQYDGGGVQKTKGSPWITHFHISKEMMKRKRLGLRLLVEDLTEHYNAKRDQLNNVIPKVYISKCKCSDDDDCINNQTCCITVVAQDESNSTSTSQLDDLKKRAIPVLLATPVKGFLEFKDVEIQCQRDNELVVKVNMSKHCKSGIFWTTLKKACIGIMGLIDWERSRPGSVYDIFCPCGIDSAWKYFVESLRSKTDDIGRNIHREHLLVVADTLSVSGQFHGLSSQGLKQQRTQLSTSSPFSEACFSRPADTFIKAAKQCSVDNLCGNIDALAWGKEPPAGTSGPFKIMYAGKPHEPVQNENIYGFLHNPEVWGPEKNHMETDSTRTKNASERWSSGNATFNGGTISVEQNYLGAKVGVWDSIIDMRTCLQNMLREYQLDEYVVELDKSRVIEALRFHPRGREKIGVGIRDIKIGQHPSHPGTRCFILVRNDDTTEDVSYKKCVQGAADSISPQLGSHMEKILQTRSFCRDSWR
- the LOC100842842 gene encoding DNA-directed RNA polymerase IV subunit 1 isoform X2: MSEWTDGPNNEMDVPMAELKALKFDLLSSADIETLSSANIIEASDVTSAKLGLPNAAPQCVTCGSQNVRDCDGHSGVIKLPATVYSPYFLEQLVQFLNQICPGCWTPKQNRDTKRSDAATIQEPCKYCSDGLYPSVIFKVLTSPRITLSKSKLQRNTSVMDKVSVTAEVINMSKNKSSLEVLPHDYWNFVPHNQPPQPNTTKILLSPYQVFHILKQVDLELITKFAPRRELLFLSCLPVTPNRHRVAEMPYRFSDGPSLAYDDRTKAYKRTVDASKKIDDYRQHPQFSVLASSFVTSRVMECLQSSKLYSKKTDKESSTDSYGTSVKKNDSYGTKWLKDAILSKRSDYAFRSIMVGDPKIRLHEIGIPMDLADLFVPEHVSIYNFKSINLKCNLHLLAKELLIARRNGKLIYVRKENQLEIGDIVYRPLQDGDLILVNRPPSVHQHSLIALSAKLLPVQSVVAINPLNCAPLSGDFDGDCLHGYVPQSIGSRVELGELVSLSHQLLNMQDGRSLVSLTHDSLAAAHLLTSSGVLLNKTEFQQLQMLCVSLSPTPVPSVIKSINPQGPLWTGKQLFGMLLPSGMNFSPDPKLHIKDSEVLACSGGSFWLQNNTSGLFSVLFKQYGGEALEFLSSAQDMLCEFLTMRGLSVSLSDIYLFSDHYSRRKFAEEVNLALDEAEEAFRVTQILLSPNFIPHLKCYDDCDDLSDSYEQSDFVQSNLPIIKSSIMAFKSVFSDLLKMVQQHTPKDNSMMAMINAGSKGSMLKFVQQAACVGLQLPAGKFPFRIPSELTCASWNRHKSLDCDISEGARKRLGGQNSHAVIRNSFIEGLNPLECLLHSISGRANFFSENADVPGTLTKNLMYHLRDIYVAYDGTVRSSYGQQIVQFTYDTAEDIYTDCGQEGEFGAPVGSWAACSISEAAYGALDHPVNVIEDSPLMNLQEVLKCQKGTNSLDHFGLLFLSKNLKKYRYGFEYASLYVQNYLEPMDFSELVNTVMIQYDGGGVQKTKGSPWITHFHISKEMMKRKRLGLRLLVEDLTEHYNAKRDQLNNVIPKVYISKCKCSDDDDCINNQTCCITVVAQDESNSTSTSQLDDLKKRAIPVLLATPVKGFLEFKDVEIQCQRDNELVVKVNMSKHCKSGIFWTTLKKACIGIMGLIDWERSRPGSVYDIFCPCGIDSAWKYFVESLRSKTDDIGRNIHREHLLVVADTLSVSGQFHGLSSQGLKQQRTQLSTSSPFSEACFSRPADTFIKAAKQCSVDNLCGNIDALAWGKEPPAGTSGPFKIMYAGKPHEPVQNENIYGFLHNPEVWGPEKNHMETDSTRTKNASERWSSGNATFNGGTISVEQNYLGAKVGVWDSIIDMRTCLQNMLREYQLDEYVVELDKSRVIEALRFHPRGREKIGVGIRDIKIGQHPSHPGTRCFILVRNDDTTEDVSYKKCVQGAADSISPQLGSHMEKILQTRSFCRDSWR